In Bythopirellula goksoeyrii, a single window of DNA contains:
- a CDS encoding sodium:solute symporter family protein: MIGLHPIDIAVVILYLVGITALGVWTARKVKTSSDFFMPRRFGKAMMITNAFGTGTASDQAVVVASATFRRGLSGIWWQWIWLPATPFYWIIAPIMRRLRAVTTADVYTLRYDRSVAMLFALVGILGLAVKIGLMLVGAGALVYSTTAGAISANWAIGMITVMFVLYGTAGGLGAAIVTDFFQGILTIIFSVLLLPFVLQNVGGLEGVRETIKNPEMLSLSVPGEIGVFFVVMYSIQALVGIVAQPFIMGVCASGRTEMDGRVGFMVGNIVKRFCTMAWSVTALAAVAWYIQRGVDLSTIKGDHVYGDVARAFLPSVMPGLLGLFIASLLASVMSSCDAFMISSAGLLTENIYKPLKPNRPESEYLFVGRITSLLVVVGALLFVWYIRESASSQGKSPVIESLNIWFKIAPMMGITFWMGLLWRRATVAGAWAATLTGFGVWWATTQDWFVRFAASAPLADKLNFVWQVGDGPPEIYEPWVVLFYTVAAIVVGVVVSLVTPQVPQEKLDLFYNLTRTPVTEGEIIDKPCTLPKGISPAERSMICTAFGLEIPVPSGTSIAGFLAGWVAVAALIGGFVWLIT; encoded by the coding sequence ATGATCGGGTTGCATCCTATCGATATTGCAGTAGTGATTCTCTACCTCGTGGGCATCACTGCCCTCGGCGTCTGGACTGCCCGCAAAGTTAAAACTTCAAGCGATTTTTTCATGCCCCGCCGCTTTGGTAAGGCGATGATGATCACAAACGCATTTGGGACCGGCACTGCTTCTGACCAGGCGGTAGTTGTGGCATCCGCGACCTTTCGCCGCGGATTGTCCGGCATTTGGTGGCAGTGGATTTGGCTCCCAGCCACGCCGTTTTATTGGATCATTGCTCCCATCATGCGGCGGCTGCGTGCGGTTACGACTGCCGACGTTTATACACTCCGCTATGACCGGAGCGTCGCGATGCTGTTTGCCCTGGTGGGCATTTTGGGTTTGGCAGTCAAGATTGGCCTGATGCTCGTAGGGGCAGGCGCCTTGGTTTACTCTACCACAGCAGGGGCGATCTCGGCCAATTGGGCGATTGGGATGATCACGGTGATGTTCGTCCTTTATGGCACTGCGGGAGGTTTAGGAGCGGCGATCGTTACCGATTTTTTTCAAGGTATTCTGACGATCATCTTTTCCGTGTTGCTGCTCCCCTTCGTTTTGCAGAATGTCGGAGGGCTCGAAGGCGTCCGCGAAACAATTAAGAATCCGGAAATGCTGAGTCTCTCGGTACCCGGCGAGATTGGTGTCTTCTTTGTTGTGATGTACTCCATTCAGGCTCTCGTTGGTATCGTCGCACAACCTTTTATCATGGGAGTCTGTGCCTCGGGACGCACCGAGATGGATGGTCGCGTAGGATTCATGGTTGGCAATATTGTCAAACGTTTTTGCACAATGGCTTGGAGTGTGACAGCCCTGGCAGCCGTCGCCTGGTACATTCAGCGCGGAGTCGATCTTTCGACTATCAAAGGAGACCATGTCTATGGCGACGTCGCCCGTGCATTCCTGCCCTCAGTAATGCCTGGCTTGCTGGGCCTCTTTATCGCTTCTCTGTTGGCATCGGTAATGAGTTCGTGCGATGCTTTCATGATCTCTTCAGCAGGATTGCTAACAGAGAATATCTATAAGCCACTCAAGCCGAACCGACCCGAGAGTGAATATCTCTTTGTTGGACGGATCACTTCTTTGCTGGTAGTGGTCGGAGCATTGCTCTTCGTGTGGTACATCCGTGAGTCGGCCAGTAGTCAAGGGAAGTCTCCCGTCATTGAGTCGCTCAACATCTGGTTTAAGATTGCCCCCATGATGGGAATCACTTTCTGGATGGGTCTACTCTGGCGGCGGGCGACGGTAGCTGGCGCCTGGGCGGCTACTCTCACTGGCTTTGGGGTGTGGTGGGCAACAACGCAAGATTGGTTTGTGAGGTTTGCTGCTTCGGCGCCGCTGGCCGACAAACTCAATTTCGTCTGGCAAGTCGGCGACGGTCCGCCAGAAATCTATGAACCATGGGTGGTGTTGTTCTATACGGTTGCTGCCATCGTGGTGGGTGTGGTCGTCAGTCTTGTGACTCCACAAGTACCCCAGGAAAAGCTCGATCTCTTTTACAATCTCACGCGCACTCCAGTGACAGAAGGCGAGATAATCGACAAGCCCTGCACTTTGCCCAAAGGTATTAGCCCCGCAGAACGCAGTATGATCTGCACGGCATTCGGGTTGGAAATCCCCGTCCCCTCGGGAACTTCGATCGCTGGCTTTCTTGCAGGCTGGGTCGCTGTTGCCGCATTGATCGGGGGATTCGTCTGGTTGATCACCTAG
- a CDS encoding dienelactone hydrolase family protein, with protein MFTKAVFHSSQLFALLLALSTLVAKTEGEQRTENESQLMEFSVTPAASGRQLVRASIPFRSGILSQTEQVFAEDGSEQTPVAVRPLGFHIDSTGEKTVRQAMVTFPYNFLQPSPTVFRLHKSKDSRISLPKQEVELTFHGEGWWEIAYSTGSSFRAVPIWPDSEPSSGWISETVEQSPYFIWQRWKQEIGKWHRIVEFRTDHLGQVIAVAHLQRLDASSNWAPRFGWEITPLEKPSEKSEISPFVTRSDREWQLSHSFAAGGKFEDMIDPGRIRIAHPAAPYKQSGGVFTRQLDSGSTAYRYLRSTPSERVPMQEYSWRRAEMVISPVGVAPVTATLQSAHKVSIKPIDWNASYGSGLPITVDQHLLLSKALEFHRQATVRMAAVGHDWGNVTTFSDSTSHGGIFGMNRLNHAPGIIFEAMRTGDRQFLEIGLAWCDNFHDLSIWWGPKDFGGTRYNNIRANNDPTPEDDTTFMWRGDKSTTFCTKGYAAFQMAYELTGDPRMSEALESQVAYAVEHVHSNDGECRNIGDVADFVKLYELTGEQRFLDHGLRLFRELRPLLSPDYLFDQGGKQLAEDPPFIDGDDRGFNIGYAKPYIIGYGLAGCPQLAKYFPDEPGLQEMARAMADFLIESQDPLGGWRYPHPASSRTMLGQAMEHANQLVETCKLLGPQEKYLDAIERVLRQRVWILEATGTIANNLVGWETATGFIGHPKEIYDLYQFPGDRDSKRDYREGNLRLGSAPPEALVYFPKVLRYYLAHRSVVRLLEQPREETPLGQLLAATTKFNFPANGKASPTETQTKGVDKLLPVFSQDLKSSLEFPSAWEHATNTTFDEWKTKARRQVREAFLTPPSVVDFNPKVLDSQKQDGYTSQKIELNLSGESRVLAYLLIPDGKGPFPAVLMLHDHGAEFRIGKEKLVHAWDISAEKQRVAEQWVEKYYGGRYLGDELAKRGYVCLATDALNWSDRGGGGFEGQQALSSNLMHMGMSLAGLIAHEDLRAAEFLASLPEVDSDRVASLGLSMGSFRAWQVAAMSDHIAAGAAICWMATVKGLMQPGNNQTKGHSAYTMLHPGLLNLLDYPDIASLACPKPMLFYNGLQDSLFPVPSVEKAYRKLHSVWSSQRHEELLETRLWDVPHVFNLEMQDKTFQWLDRQFKFVIPERDFDAKSAIPD; from the coding sequence ATGTTCACAAAAGCTGTTTTTCACTCGTCGCAATTGTTCGCACTATTGCTTGCACTAAGTACATTGGTAGCCAAAACTGAGGGAGAGCAAAGGACCGAGAATGAATCGCAATTAATGGAGTTTTCTGTGACTCCTGCCGCTTCTGGTCGACAATTGGTGCGAGCATCGATCCCTTTTCGCTCAGGGATATTGTCACAGACTGAGCAGGTTTTCGCTGAGGACGGTTCCGAGCAGACCCCTGTGGCAGTCAGGCCCCTTGGATTCCACATTGATTCCACGGGTGAGAAGACCGTTCGGCAAGCTATGGTCACCTTTCCCTATAACTTTCTCCAGCCCTCGCCAACAGTATTTCGACTCCATAAGAGTAAGGACTCGCGAATCTCACTTCCTAAGCAAGAAGTTGAGTTGACCTTCCATGGCGAAGGTTGGTGGGAGATTGCCTACTCGACAGGGAGCTCCTTTCGGGCTGTGCCAATTTGGCCTGATTCCGAACCCAGTTCGGGCTGGATAAGTGAAACTGTTGAACAATCCCCTTATTTCATTTGGCAGCGATGGAAGCAAGAGATAGGCAAGTGGCATCGGATTGTTGAATTTAGAACGGACCATTTGGGGCAAGTGATCGCCGTTGCTCATCTGCAGCGTTTGGACGCGAGTAGCAACTGGGCGCCACGCTTCGGATGGGAAATCACCCCCTTGGAAAAACCCAGCGAAAAATCTGAAATCTCACCATTTGTCACGCGCAGCGACCGAGAATGGCAGTTGAGCCACTCGTTTGCTGCAGGCGGCAAGTTTGAGGACATGATCGACCCGGGGCGAATTCGCATCGCACATCCAGCAGCTCCCTACAAACAGAGCGGTGGCGTCTTCACTCGTCAACTGGACTCTGGTTCCACAGCGTACCGCTATTTGCGTTCCACTCCCAGTGAACGTGTGCCGATGCAGGAGTATTCCTGGAGGCGAGCAGAAATGGTGATTTCTCCAGTCGGAGTTGCTCCAGTAACCGCCACGTTACAGTCGGCTCATAAAGTATCAATCAAGCCGATCGATTGGAATGCAAGTTACGGATCTGGTTTGCCCATTACGGTCGACCAACATTTGTTGCTTTCCAAGGCACTTGAGTTTCATCGTCAGGCTACTGTTCGCATGGCAGCAGTGGGCCATGACTGGGGGAACGTAACCACATTTTCTGATTCCACGTCACACGGTGGCATCTTTGGCATGAATCGTTTGAATCATGCCCCTGGTATTATCTTCGAGGCAATGCGAACAGGAGACCGCCAATTCTTGGAAATTGGCCTGGCTTGGTGCGACAATTTCCATGATCTTTCAATCTGGTGGGGGCCCAAGGATTTCGGTGGCACCCGATACAACAACATCCGGGCAAACAACGATCCAACTCCGGAGGATGATACCACCTTCATGTGGCGGGGGGATAAATCAACGACCTTTTGTACAAAAGGTTATGCTGCATTTCAGATGGCCTACGAACTCACAGGTGATCCTCGCATGTCAGAGGCACTCGAATCCCAAGTTGCTTACGCAGTTGAACATGTTCATTCAAACGATGGGGAATGTCGTAATATTGGCGACGTGGCAGATTTCGTCAAACTCTATGAATTGACCGGTGAGCAGCGATTTCTCGACCATGGATTGCGATTGTTTCGCGAATTGCGACCATTGCTTTCGCCGGACTATCTATTCGACCAAGGTGGTAAGCAGCTTGCAGAAGACCCACCTTTCATTGACGGAGATGATCGTGGTTTCAATATTGGATACGCTAAACCCTATATCATTGGCTATGGGTTGGCTGGCTGTCCGCAACTAGCGAAGTATTTTCCCGACGAACCCGGCCTTCAAGAAATGGCAAGAGCAATGGCCGACTTCTTAATCGAAAGCCAGGACCCCCTGGGAGGATGGAGATACCCACATCCTGCATCATCCAGAACTATGCTGGGACAGGCAATGGAACATGCCAATCAACTTGTCGAAACTTGTAAACTGCTTGGCCCTCAAGAAAAGTATCTTGACGCCATCGAGCGTGTTTTGAGGCAGCGTGTCTGGATACTGGAAGCAACTGGCACGATAGCAAACAATCTCGTGGGCTGGGAAACGGCTACCGGATTCATTGGCCATCCCAAAGAGATATACGATCTTTATCAATTTCCCGGTGATCGCGATTCGAAGCGTGACTATCGAGAAGGCAATCTGCGACTTGGATCTGCACCACCCGAAGCACTAGTCTACTTCCCCAAAGTCCTGAGATATTATCTTGCACATCGCTCTGTTGTTCGATTGCTTGAACAGCCCCGAGAGGAGACCCCCTTGGGTCAATTACTTGCCGCGACTACCAAGTTCAATTTCCCGGCAAATGGTAAGGCAAGCCCTACTGAGACCCAGACAAAGGGAGTTGATAAACTACTACCAGTCTTCTCTCAGGACTTGAAAAGTTCTTTGGAATTCCCCTCCGCATGGGAACACGCCACGAACACTACCTTTGATGAATGGAAAACAAAAGCGAGACGCCAAGTTCGCGAGGCGTTTCTTACCCCCCCGTCAGTTGTTGACTTTAATCCCAAAGTGCTGGATAGTCAGAAACAAGATGGTTACACGTCACAAAAAATCGAATTAAATCTGAGCGGCGAAAGTCGTGTCCTCGCCTATTTGCTGATCCCTGACGGAAAAGGGCCTTTTCCCGCAGTTTTGATGCTGCATGATCATGGTGCCGAATTCCGGATCGGCAAGGAAAAGCTTGTTCACGCTTGGGATATTTCTGCTGAGAAGCAGCGTGTTGCTGAGCAATGGGTTGAAAAATACTATGGCGGGCGATATCTGGGAGATGAACTCGCCAAGCGGGGTTATGTTTGCCTGGCCACTGATGCACTGAATTGGTCTGATCGGGGAGGTGGAGGATTTGAAGGGCAGCAAGCGCTCAGCAGCAACTTGATGCACATGGGCATGTCGCTAGCGGGTTTGATCGCGCATGAGGATTTGCGCGCCGCCGAATTTCTTGCCTCACTACCAGAGGTCGATTCAGACAGAGTTGCTTCCCTCGGGCTCTCGATGGGTTCCTTTCGTGCTTGGCAGGTGGCGGCAATGTCGGATCACATCGCCGCTGGTGCTGCGATTTGCTGGATGGCAACCGTCAAAGGGCTCATGCAGCCAGGCAACAATCAGACGAAGGGCCACTCTGCATACACGATGTTGCATCCTGGATTGCTGAACCTGTTAGACTATCCGGATATCGCTAGCTTGGCCTGTCCCAAACCGATGCTGTTCTACAATGGCCTGCAAGACTCCCTATTTCCTGTACCAAGTGTCGAGAAAGCTTATAGAAAGCTACATTCTGTGTGGAGTTCGCA
- a CDS encoding DJ-1/PfpI family protein, which produces MDKVLLVIGDGAEVIDTMVPLYRLGEDYLVVKAAPEVRTYHLVQHHHDSGWDVTIETPGYKLDSDIAFRDVDPKDYLALVLPGGRAPEFLRYDEDLLRITRHFFKHAKPVASICHGIEILAAADVIRGRQVTTIPRCRLDAEFSGATYVAEPLVVDGNLYCCRYKRECSGWMKAFTTELARRTTVVSAR; this is translated from the coding sequence ATGGACAAAGTTCTCTTAGTCATCGGGGATGGCGCCGAAGTAATTGACACGATGGTTCCGTTGTACCGACTTGGCGAAGACTATCTGGTCGTTAAAGCTGCTCCCGAAGTGCGCACTTACCATCTCGTGCAACATCACCACGACTCGGGTTGGGACGTCACGATCGAAACGCCCGGCTACAAGCTGGATTCAGATATCGCATTCCGTGACGTTGATCCGAAGGACTATCTCGCGCTGGTGCTGCCTGGAGGCCGTGCTCCAGAATTCTTGCGTTACGATGAAGACCTACTGCGAATCACGCGGCACTTTTTCAAGCATGCCAAGCCGGTGGCCTCGATCTGTCATGGCATTGAGATTTTAGCGGCTGCGGACGTCATTCGCGGTCGGCAAGTGACCACGATCCCCCGCTGTCGTTTGGATGCCGAGTTCTCTGGTGCGACTTATGTCGCGGAGCCGCTCGTCGTAGATGGCAATTTGTACTGCTGTCGATACAAGCGAGAATGCTCTGGCTGGATGAAAGCCTTTACTACGGAGTTAGCTCGGCGAACGACAGTTGTCAGCGCTAGGTGA